AAGTTTTCCTTTTCCGCTTGGCTTCAATAATAATGGCAAATGAGCAAATTGCGGCATTTCGTTTTCCCAACCGAAGCTTCTGTATAATAAAACATGTAAAGGTAAAGAAGGTAACCACTCTTCTCCTCTTATAACATGAGTAATTTCCATTAATCGATCATCAACAATATTTGCCAAATGGTAAGTCGGTAAACCGTCAGATTTAAACAAAACTTTATCGTCTAATTGAGATGTATTCACTTTTACGTCTCCGCGAATAATATCTTTAACAATTAAATCTTCATTTTCAGGAATATTAAAACGTATGACATAAGGTTCTCCTGCATCCAATTTTGCTTTTAGCTCTTCTTCCGAAAGAGTAAATGAATTTTTCATTTCACCTCTGGTTTGAGAATTGTATTGTCTTACGGAAGAACCGGATGCTTCTAGTCGTTTTCTCATTTCATCCAATTCTTCGGGCGTGTCAAAAGCATAATATGCACTTCCGTTGTCGATAAGAATTTGTATGTGCTTTTTGTAAATTTCACGTCTTTCCGATTGCTTATACGGACCGAAATCACCACCTTCTTTAATGCCTTCATCAACTTTTATTCCGCACCATTCCAAAGATTTCATGATGTAATCTTCTGCACCTTCAACGTATCTGGTTTGATCGGTATCTTCTATTCGCAAAAGAAAAGCACCCTTATGTTTTTTGGCAAATAAATAGTTGAAAAGGGCAGTTCTTACGCCTCCCATATGTAGCGGTCCTGTCGGACTCGGTGCAAATCTTACTCTTACTTTCTGCATAATTTACGTTTTATAGATTAATGCAAAAGTAAAGCAATGAATGATAACTAAAAAAAGTTTTGTATTTTTATTAAATAAATTTGAAATCGTTATGGAGAGAAAACTAATAATTATAATTTTATGTTTATTCTTTTATAAACAAAGTTCAGAACAATCATACTCAGTAGGTATTGATTATACGACAAAATTTATCGGAAAAACAATAGACTTTAGTTTTTCCCGACAAATGAACAAACATGCATTTTCTTCTGCTTTGTATATTATACAAGCCAAGTGAAAGAAGAATGGGTTTTTGTTTCTTATGAAACCTCTTTATTAAGTCCTGCACAATTTGAAATGCTTAAAAACAAGGCTTACGGAGAAAGTTTTATTGATAGATTCGGTTTACAATTAGAATACAAATATTTTTTCAGAGAAGACAAAATTGTTCAACTGTATTTATTTGCAGGAACTGTATTTTCTTATATCGGGTTTGCTGATAAAGCATGCCCTACTCTGGAAACAAGAGTTTTCTTGGAACTGTTTACTATAGACCTTTTCCCGGGCATCGGATTAAAAACAAAGCTTTGGGAGAATATATACTTAAATCAATCAGTTTCACCGGGAATTCTGTATATCAATTTTCATCCATTTAACAGCTTTTCATTAAACCCAATGTACAAAATTGGTTTAGCATATCGCTTTTAAATCAATAGAGAAAAAGCCGCTTTTTTGTCATGAGAAAGTTGCTTTTTTAAAGCTTTTTTGTCTTTAAACTTTCTTTCTTTCCGAATATAGTTAACAAGCTGAACTTCAATTGTACTTCCGTAGAGATTTTCGTTAAAATCAAAAATATGAACTTCCGTGCCGGTTTCAGGCTTTGAACTTACGGTAGGTTTTGAGCCTATGTTTGACATTCCCTTATATTCAACATTATCAACAATTACTTTAACGGCATAAACCCCTGTTTTCGGAATTAATTTGTCTTGTTCCGTTTGAATATTAGCCGTGGGAAAACCAAGTGTTCGACCTATTTTATTGCCAGAAATTACTTCTCCGGAAAGAAAATAATTATATCCTAAATATGAATTTGCTGTTAAGGTGTCTCCAGATAAAAGAGCATTCCTAATTTTTGTTGAGCTTATCTTTTGGTTGTTTTGAAGCAGAGCCTCAACTTTAACAACATCAGTCCCGAATTGATTTGCACAATTTCGTAGTATTTCAAGGTTTCCTTGTCTGTCTTTTCCGAAATGATGGTCGTGTCCGACAATTAATTGTTTAATTTTAAGTTTATTATACAAGATTTTCTCAATAAAGTCACAAGAGCTTAATGCTGCAAATTCTTTTGTAAACGGATAAATAATCAAATGTTTAAGACCGGCATTTTCTAATAATTTAATTTTTTCTTCAAGAGTATTTAATAGCCCAAAACCATTCCTGTCAGGAAATAACACTTTTCTCGGGTGCGGATGCAGGGTTAAAATAACCGATTCACCTTGAATTTGTTTTGCTCCCATTATCAATTTCTCAATTATTTTTTTGTGCCCGAGATGAACACCGTCAAAGGTTCCGACGGTTAAAACCGGATTCTTAACATTGAATTCTTTTATAGAGCGATATACTTTCAAGTTTGTTTATTTATAAAAAAAGAACAAATTTAAAATAAACTTGTTCTTTTTTTAATATTTGTGGTACAAAAATCGAAACGGTCTTACCACCGAACAGTATTAATATAATTATCAAGTTCTTCTATTGATGACGAAAAGTCAAAAATATCATTAATAATAAAGTAGTTTTCAACATCAAAGGTGTGTGTGTATGCAAACTTCGCAAATTCAAGTTTATCTTCTTCAAAGTCGAAGAGGCTTGTAACCTCCCTTACCTGTTGTGCAGTTAAACAGTTTGAATTTACAATTTGTTTTGCAATGGTTTGCTTGTCGGAACTGAAATCGGCATTTGAGATTGTTTGTTTTGCTTTTTGAAAGTTTTGAGGATTCATGGGCCAAGGACAACCTACTCTACCATTATACCCGGGCATCTGATAGTAATCATCATTAACATTGTCTTCAATAACATAATGAGTTTCGCTTTCAACAACTGTTTCGTCATAATGAACGCTTCCTCCGTTAATGTCAATGTTGGCATTAATACTGACGGAACCGTCGTTAGCATTCATATTATAATTAATCCCGGACCCGTTAACATTAACATCTATGTTTACTCCTCCCGGGTTTACATTATTGTGAACTATAACCTCTTCGGTAACTATATTCGCATTATTATCATGAACGACAATGTTTTCGACAACCGCCTCTTCATAAGGAATCGGGGCTTCAGAATAATACCGAAGAATATTTACTCCTTTTTTATTTTTTTTAATGACGTAGGTAATTTCTATTCCGGGCTTAGTAAAAACATTTTTTTCTATAACAGGAATTGTTTTGTCTTCAAAAATGATTCTTACTTTATAGTTTGTTGCTGTAAGCCCCGTAACCCTTACGTTTGTTTGTGGGTTTTGATTTTCTTGAATCCCGTTCATAATCAAATTGAACGGGTATCCGTCTTCGGAGAAAAACACGAAGTTTGACATTGGTTGTGCAAATAAATATGTTGCCGCCAGTACCATTGTTAAGGATAAAAATAATTTCTTCATACGTTTGTTTTTAATTGTAAATAGTTAAGAATAACAAATCAAATATGTTGCCGTTTTTTATGATTCGGGGATAAGTTTAGAAAAAGTCCATTCCCAAAATTGTAATGTCGTCAAAAAGAGCAGGATTGCCTTTTTCAAGGTTTAGAACTTTTTGTAAACAAATGAAATTTTCATCTACATTATAATCATTTTTCATACATTTTTCAAGTTCAACAAGACCGATTTCTTCCTTTAGGTCATTTTCTAATTCTGTTAACCCATCGGTAAAACAAATAAGTTTTGAAGAGTTCGGAATTTTTCTATAGCCCTCGTTAATAAACGGAATTTCATCTAACATTCCGATACCGGGACAGCCTTCTTTGAGTTCTTCCAGTTTTTTAAGCTTTTTATCATATAAAAGCGGAGGATTATGTCCGGCATTAATATACCTAAGTTCTCGACTTTGTATGTTATATGTTCCGGCAAAAAAAGTAATGAATTTTTCACCTTGTGCACTTTCTATTACTCTTTCATTAAGTAGCCTCACAAGCTGGGGCAAGGTTGTTTTTGTGTCTAAATATGCCTTTAAGCTTGCTTGAAAATTTGACATCAGAAGTGCTGCTGAAATTCCCTTTCCCGATACGTCTGCAACGCAGAAAAAATATTCATTCTCCGAAAATTTTTCAAAATCGTAATAATCTCCGCCTACTTCAAAATGAGGTAAATAAAAAGAATCAACAGAAATATCTTTGTTTTTCGGGAACAGGCTTGTGTCAGGAACTAACATATTTTGCATTCTTGATGCCAGTTCCATTTCTTTTTTAATTTTGGCTTGCAGGAGATTTTCTTCGTAAAGTCGTTTATTTTCAATTGCGACAAAAATTACATTTGTGAGGGTTTGTATAAAATGTAAATGCTTAATCGTCGGACTGACGCCTTCCTTTTCTTCTTCAACATCTCCGATTAAAACATAAGCAATGGGTTGAGTATCATGAAACACGGGAATAATAAAATCGTATGATAAAAGTTTTTTATTCTCTGTTGACGGTGTTGTTGTTATATCTTCATGTTCCAATAAATCCTCTTCAACAATTATACTTGAAAACTCTTCTTTTTTTGCTCCGGATTCTAACACAATTTTCCACTTTTGACTAAAAGCAAAAACTGCAACTTTTCCGATGTTCAATTCGTGCAACAAAATATGCTCGTAGGTTGCTAAAATGTCTTTTACGGGAAGGTTATCATTAATCGCATTTGTGATTTCAAGGAGTGATGCCAGCTTAAAATTACAAAATTTCAGACGTTTTAAAGAAGATTTTGAAGCCATCGGTTATGTTTTTATACGTTCGGAATATTCTCTTGTTCTGGTATCAATTTTTAAAACATCGCCAATGTTAACAAAGAGCGGCACTTTAATTTCTGCTCCGGTTTCAAGCTTTGCAGGTTTAGTTGCATTTGAAGATGCTGTATTTCCTTTATATCCGGGTTCTGTATATTCAACATTAAGTTCTACAAAATCAGGCAAGTCACAAGATAAAACGAGGTTGTTTTCTGTTCTGAACAATATTTCTACATCTTGTCCTTCTTTCATTAAATCGCTGTTATCAACTGCTTGTTCTTGTAGTGTTATTTGTTCATAAGTTTTTTGGTGCATAAACACATAGCCCATATCATCTTTATAAAGAAATTGATAGGGGTGTCTTTCAACTCTGACTTCCGTAACTTTTACCCCGGAAGTAAATGTGTTCTCTAAAACTTTTCCTGTATCCAAGTTTTTGAGTTTTGTTCGAACAAAGGCAGGTCCTTTGCCCGGTTTTACGTGTTGAAAGTATACAATTTTATAAAGTCCGTTTTTAAATTCAATGGTTAGTCCGTTTCTGAAGTCTGCTGTTGTTGCCATATTAATAATAATTATTAAACATTATTTTTGCAAATTTAGTCAATTTTAAAAAGTATTCATTATTTTTGGGTACAATTCTTTAACAAAATATTTTAAACTATGCAAAAATTATCTGTTTTTATTTTATTTTTTCTTGTTTTTTCTTCTTGTAGAGAAGATGTTCCCCAAAAAAAACAAAGCGGTTTTGACACCTTTAATGAATTGCACGAAAATGATAAGGGTGTAATTACAATCGGTATGCCTGTGTTTCTTTTTAAAATGTTTGTAAATACAGATAATAAGGAGGTTGAAAGTGCATTTGGCAAGATTAAGGGCATAGACTTTTTTATTAAAGAAGGAGCAAGTGATGAACTTACAAAAGACCTATATACACATCTTTCAAGTAAAACATACACAACATTCTTGACGCTTAATAATGAAAATACAAAAGTCAAATTTTTATTAAAAGAGAACGGAGAAAAACTTGATGAGGTTGTTATTGTTATTCATGAACAAATAAAAAATGATTGTGTTATTTTAAGAATTGACGGGACTTTTGACATAAAAAATATTGAGGCCTTAGCAGACAAAATTGATATTTCGGAAATTGCAAAATACCGGTAAAAACAGTAAAACAGCATTTTAATTTCTATGCTTGAAGGATTCGGATTAATTCGTTTTTTCTTTCAGCTTTTTATTTTCTCTTTCCAAGGCTTTAACTTGTTTTGTAATATCCTTAATTTCACTAATATACCGGATTATTTCTTGTTCTTGCTCCTCAACCAACTTTTCCTGATCTTTTGAACGTTGCAACAATGCGGATGTTTGCATATTTATTCTTGCATTAGTCATTGAAGATGCGATTGATTCGGCAACCTTTTCAACCATTTCAATTTCGTATTGCTCAATTTCATTAAATGATGCAAGCTCTATGATTCCCAAAACATTTTCTTCTATTTTTAGGGGTACTATTAAAATTGAACGCGGATTTGCACTTCCGGTTCCCGATTCAATTTCAACATATTCATCCGGAACTTCTGTCATATAAACAGTATATTTTTCAAGAGCAACTGCCCCGATAAGACCTTCTCCGGGTTTTATTTCTTTTGATAAGAATTTTTTCCTGTTGTATGCGTATGCACCCAAAAGTTCATAGTGGACATTCTCTTTATCTTCTTCATTAAGAAAAAACAAGCCTCCTTGGTTTGCATTTAAAAACTTTACCAATGCCGAAATAATAACATCTGCCAGTTCTTTAATACTTCCGGATTGCTGCCTCATTATTTCATTAAATTTTGTCAGCCCTTCGTTTGTTCTGTTTCTTTGTGCATCTTCTTTTTTTCTTTTCTCATCTTCTTCCTGTGCTGTTTGCAGATTTTCTCTTAATGTTAACAAAGATGTTCCCAGCACATCATTATTTCCTAACAAATCAAATTTTGTGTCAAAGTTTGCTCTTCCTATTTCTGAAGAGAAGTCAACAATTCGTCTAAGCCCTTCAACCAACTTGTTAATTGTTTTTCCTATTCTGTTTATATCCGTCCCGGCATTAAGTTCAATGTTTTCCGGAAGTTCTCCTTCCGTTAAAACATCTAAGTGTCCTTGAATTTTTTTTATGGGGTCGGGTATCTTTTTCAAAAGAAAAACAAGGGTAAGTATTAAAACCAAAATTACTAAAATGAAAAATGTAAATGCTGTATTTTGAGCCTTGTTATACCTTTCATCAACTTTTTTATTATATTCAGAATAATAGTTTCCGTTGGTTTTTTGTGCTTCTTCAAGTTTTGTTAATATAATATTATATGTTTTTTGTAGTTGCTTGTATAAGTCTGTTTTTTCTGTTTCTGTTTTTTTTATTAAGTCTTTTTTGGAAAGCTTGCTGTTTGAGTTAATTGTTTCAATAAAATAGCTGTCAATATTTATAAGGTTTTCTTTTTTTTTCGAAATCTTTTTATAGTTCGTTAAATAGCTTCCGTTAAACAGATAATCTGCATTATTAACATATTTATCCGTTAATATTAGTGCCTCTGCATTTTCTTTTTTTATATTATTTTTCAGGTTTCTCAGGATATTTTTGAAATTATCTTTTTCTGTCAGCTTGTTTTCTTTATGTTCAAATAATAAGCTTTGAAGTTCTGTTTCCGACTTTGTAGATACTATCCTTTGCAATGCTGAAATATCAGACTTTAGAACAATAGTGTTTTCTTTTAGTAAAGCATCTGTTTCTGACAGCACTTTTAGTGTGCTTTTTTGTTCTTTTAAACTATTTAAAACCAATAATTCTCTTATTCCCGAAATAAATACAATCAGCGAGATTAAACAAAAACTGATAAGAAGGGTGCTTTGTATGCTCAATTTTTTCATCTGTACCTTTTTTAGCAGATGTATAAAATAAGTTTTTGACTTTTTAAACGGTTAAATTTATGAAATAAAAATCAGTTTTCGATAAAACATTTATAATATTTCACTTTTAGCAATACCGTATAATAGTAAATTTTTTGTTTTTCAAATAAAAAAGGTCTTTTCTTCCTATTTTATAATTTCTTCGTGTACAACAAATTTTTTTCTGAATAATATTATTATTACAACCCCTACAGTAACTGCAGAATCTGCAAAATTAAAGATATACGGAAAAAAGCTTATGTTACTCTCCGGAGGCCAGGGCCACCAAGACCATTCGGGAAACCATGTCGGAGCTGTTCCGTTGAACATCGGGAAATAGAACATATCAACAACAGAGCCGTACAAAAAGCCGGCATAACCTCCGCCCTCCGGGAATAATGTTGCAACAGCATCTTTTGAGCTGCTGAATATTAGTCCGTAAAAAGCACTGTCAATCATGTTTCCGATTGCTCCGGTTAAAATTAATGCAACACCGAATCTTGCAACTTTCGGTAATTTTTGTTTAGATATTTTGTACAAATACCAAATTAAAGCAGTAATTGCAAGCAGCCGAAACAAGCTTAAAACTAGTTTTCCGGTATCGCCGCCAATTAACATTCCGAAAGCGGCTCCTTTATTTTCGGTAAAATGGATTCTTGCCCACTCTCCTCCTTGTATTCCGAAAACAACCTCAAGTATAGAATCATTCTCTCCAAGGTTATAATTGAGTTTTATCCAAACTTTAATTGTTTGGTCGATTACAAGTAATATAAAAACCAGTAATAATGACTTTTTAAATAGCGACATAAATATTATTGGTTTTTCTTTGCTTCTATACACAATGTTGCATGCGGAACCGCTTTAAGCCTTTCTTTTGCAATAAGTTTTCCTGTTTCTCTACAAATACCGTATGTTTTGTTTTCAATACGAACTAAGGCAGCTTCAAGATGCGAAATAAACTTTAGTTGCCTTTGTGCAAGTCTTCCTGTTTGTTCTCGAGAAAGGGTGTTTGCCCCTTCTTCCAATACTTTAAAAGTTGGAGATGTGTCTTGAATATCATTTGAGTCTTCATGTGAAAGGGTGCTTTTTAAAAGTTGATAGTCTTTTTGTGCTCTTTCTAATTTTTCTTCAATGATTTTTTTAAACACTTGAAGCTCTTCGTCTGAGTAGCGGTTTTTTTCCGGATTATTCGTTTCTGACATTGTTCTTTGTTTTTTGTTTATATCTTTTTGGTTATCTTTATTTCTGTTTTTACGTTTTCTTCGATTTCTAAATCATTAAAATCATTTGTTTCGACTGAAGCAACAATCTTTATTTTTTCTGCTAAAACTTGTGATTTTATATATTCTTCATGCTTTAATACTGCACTATCAATTAGATTATTGCTTAAAATTTCAATAATAATATTATCGGTTACTTCAAAACCGGAGTCTTTTCTGATATTTTGTACTTTGTTGACAATTTCTCTTGCAATTCCTTCGCTTTTTAACTCATCCGTTATTGTTGTGTCCAAAGCAACTGTCAAATTTCCTTTGTTTACGGCTAATAAACCCGGAATATCCTCTGTTGTAATTTGTACTTCATTAATTAAGATTTCTATTGTTTCTCCCTCAACAACAACATGACAGCACCCTTTTTGTTCAAACTTATTAATGTTTTCTTGTGAAAATCCGGATAATTTTTGAGCAATATTTTTGACCAATTTACCATATTTTTTTCCCATTACACGAAAATCCGGCTTTAAGTTTTTAACAATTATTCCGCTGCTGTCTTTTAAATATTCAATTTCTTTAACATTAATTTCCGAAAGAATGATGTCTTCAACAGCCTCAACTTTTGTTTGAAAATCATTATTTAAAACAGGAATCATTATTTTTTGAAGAGGTTGGCGAACCTTAATCTTG
This window of the Bacteroidales bacterium genome carries:
- the gltX gene encoding glutamate--tRNA ligase: MQKVRVRFAPSPTGPLHMGGVRTALFNYLFAKKHKGAFLLRIEDTDQTRYVEGAEDYIMKSLEWCGIKVDEGIKEGGDFGPYKQSERREIYKKHIQILIDNGSAYYAFDTPEELDEMRKRLEASGSSVRQYNSQTRGEMKNSFTLSEEELKAKLDAGEPYVIRFNIPENEDLIVKDIIRGDVKVNTSQLDDKVLFKSDGLPTYHLANIVDDRLMEITHVIRGEEWLPSLPLHVLLYRSFGWENEMPQFAHLPLLLKPSGKGKLSKRDGDKLGFPVFPLEWKDPATGEVSAGYKEGGYLPEAFINMIALLGWNPGEEEEIYNLEELVEKFDITKVQKGGAKFSPEKAKWFNQQYIKEASSEELTKIFCPILKEKGIKTDNLYLEKVIGFVKDRMVLLTDFWNQAEFFFVTPTEYNQKLAKKRWKEDTTEILLQIHDILDAIRYDRFTTEHTEEIIKAYITEQELSFGNVLNPLRLILTGTGGGPHLFDIISTIGKKETLKRIMNGVAKIKK
- a CDS encoding bifunctional riboflavin kinase/FAD synthetase; translation: MKVYRSIKEFNVKNPVLTVGTFDGVHLGHKKIIEKLIMGAKQIQGESVILTLHPHPRKVLFPDRNGFGLLNTLEEKIKLLENAGLKHLIIYPFTKEFAALSSCDFIEKILYNKLKIKQLIVGHDHHFGKDRQGNLEILRNCANQFGTDVVKVEALLQNNQKISSTKIRNALLSGDTLTANSYLGYNYFLSGEVISGNKIGRTLGFPTANIQTEQDKLIPKTGVYAVKVIVDNVEYKGMSNIGSKPTVSSKPETGTEVHIFDFNENLYGSTIEVQLVNYIRKERKFKDKKALKKQLSHDKKAAFSLLI
- a CDS encoding DUF4476 domain-containing protein, whose translation is MKKLFLSLTMVLAATYLFAQPMSNFVFFSEDGYPFNLIMNGIQENQNPQTNVRVTGLTATNYKVRIIFEDKTIPVIEKNVFTKPGIEITYVIKKNKKGVNILRYYSEAPIPYEEAVVENIVVHDNNANIVTEEVIVHNNVNPGGVNIDVNVNGSGINYNMNANDGSVSINANIDINGGSVHYDETVVESETHYVIEDNVNDDYYQMPGYNGRVGCPWPMNPQNFQKAKQTISNADFSSDKQTIAKQIVNSNCLTAQQVREVTSLFDFEEDKLEFAKFAYTHTFDVENYFIINDIFDFSSSIEELDNYINTVRW
- a CDS encoding PP2C family protein-serine/threonine phosphatase; amino-acid sequence: MASKSSLKRLKFCNFKLASLLEITNAINDNLPVKDILATYEHILLHELNIGKVAVFAFSQKWKIVLESGAKKEEFSSIIVEEDLLEHEDITTTPSTENKKLLSYDFIIPVFHDTQPIAYVLIGDVEEEKEGVSPTIKHLHFIQTLTNVIFVAIENKRLYEENLLQAKIKKEMELASRMQNMLVPDTSLFPKNKDISVDSFYLPHFEVGGDYYDFEKFSENEYFFCVADVSGKGISAALLMSNFQASLKAYLDTKTTLPQLVRLLNERVIESAQGEKFITFFAGTYNIQSRELRYINAGHNPPLLYDKKLKKLEELKEGCPGIGMLDEIPFINEGYRKIPNSSKLICFTDGLTELENDLKEEIGLVELEKCMKNDYNVDENFICLQKVLNLEKGNPALFDDITILGMDFF
- the efp gene encoding elongation factor P codes for the protein MATTADFRNGLTIEFKNGLYKIVYFQHVKPGKGPAFVRTKLKNLDTGKVLENTFTSGVKVTEVRVERHPYQFLYKDDMGYVFMHQKTYEQITLQEQAVDNSDLMKEGQDVEILFRTENNLVLSCDLPDFVELNVEYTEPGYKGNTASSNATKPAKLETGAEIKVPLFVNIGDVLKIDTRTREYSERIKT
- a CDS encoding DUF4252 domain-containing protein; its protein translation is MQKLSVFILFFLVFSSCREDVPQKKQSGFDTFNELHENDKGVITIGMPVFLFKMFVNTDNKEVESAFGKIKGIDFFIKEGASDELTKDLYTHLSSKTYTTFLTLNNENTKVKFLLKENGEKLDEVVIVIHEQIKNDCVILRIDGTFDIKNIEALADKIDISEIAKYR
- a CDS encoding GAF domain-containing protein codes for the protein MKKLSIQSTLLISFCLISLIVFISGIRELLVLNSLKEQKSTLKVLSETDALLKENTIVLKSDISALQRIVSTKSETELQSLLFEHKENKLTEKDNFKNILRNLKNNIKKENAEALILTDKYVNNADYLFNGSYLTNYKKISKKKENLINIDSYFIETINSNSKLSKKDLIKKTETEKTDLYKQLQKTYNIILTKLEEAQKTNGNYYSEYNKKVDERYNKAQNTAFTFFILVILVLILTLVFLLKKIPDPIKKIQGHLDVLTEGELPENIELNAGTDINRIGKTINKLVEGLRRIVDFSSEIGRANFDTKFDLLGNNDVLGTSLLTLRENLQTAQEEDEKRKKEDAQRNRTNEGLTKFNEIMRQQSGSIKELADVIISALVKFLNANQGGLFFLNEEDKENVHYELLGAYAYNRKKFLSKEIKPGEGLIGAVALEKYTVYMTEVPDEYVEIESGTGSANPRSILIVPLKIEENVLGIIELASFNEIEQYEIEMVEKVAESIASSMTNARINMQTSALLQRSKDQEKLVEEQEQEIIRYISEIKDITKQVKALERENKKLKEKTN
- a CDS encoding lipoprotein signal peptidase; amino-acid sequence: MSLFKKSLLLVFILLVIDQTIKVWIKLNYNLGENDSILEVVFGIQGGEWARIHFTENKGAAFGMLIGGDTGKLVLSLFRLLAITALIWYLYKISKQKLPKVARFGVALILTGAIGNMIDSAFYGLIFSSSKDAVATLFPEGGGYAGFLYGSVVDMFYFPMFNGTAPTWFPEWSWWPWPPESNISFFPYIFNFADSAVTVGVVIIILFRKKFVVHEEIIK
- a CDS encoding TraR/DksA family transcriptional regulator translates to MSETNNPEKNRYSDEELQVFKKIIEEKLERAQKDYQLLKSTLSHEDSNDIQDTSPTFKVLEEGANTLSREQTGRLAQRQLKFISHLEAALVRIENKTYGICRETGKLIAKERLKAVPHATLCIEAKKNQ